The Pseudomonas sp. G2-4 genome window below encodes:
- the mdoH gene encoding glucans biosynthesis glucosyltransferase MdoH, whose amino-acid sequence MSNTPVQPESLREYLAHLPMTDEQRAELAGCTSFSDLHQRLSSSTFDAPTEAAQASVGRRLTLNTAEELQEAEMLAVDASGRVCLKATPPIRRTRVVPEPWRTNILVRGWRRLTGRTNPPKPPKDERVLPHARWRTVGSTRRYILLILMLGQTIVAGWYMKGIMPYQGWSFVDLEEVLHQPLLQTATQVLPYALQTSILILFGILFCWVSAGFWTALMGFLELLTGHDKYRISGASAGNEPIPKDARTALVMPICNEDVPRVFAGLRATFESVAATGDLDRFDFFVLSDSNETDICVAEQQAWLDVCREAGGFGKIFYRRRRRRVKRKSGNLDDFCRRWGSEYKYMVVLDADSVMSGTCLTSLVRLMEATPDAGIIQTAPRASGMDTLYARMQQFATRVYGPLFTAGLHFWQLGESHYWGHNAIIRMKPFIEHCALAPLPGKGAFAGAILSHDFVEAALMRRAGWGVWIAYDLPGSYEELPPNLLDELKRDRRWCHGNLMNFRLFLVKGMHPVHRAVFLTGVMSYLSAPLWFFFLVLSTALLAVNTLMEPQYFLEPRQLYPLWPQWHPEKAIALFSTTIVLLFLPKLLSIVLIWAKGAKEFGGKFKVTLSMLLEMLFSMLLAPVRMIFHTRFVLAAFLGWAATWNSPKRDDDSTPWSEAVKRHGPQTLLGFSWALLVIWLNPSFLWWLVPIVGSLMLSIPVSVISSRVGLGLKSRDESLFLIPEEYAPPQELVSTDQYTHENRWHALNDGFIRAVVDPQQNALAYALATSRHGQAEPIEWLRVERVRHALKVGPAGLNNGERLALLSDPVALSRLHEQVWSEAHPEWLAAWRESVKADPHAPLLPLQPLSAQPQLA is encoded by the coding sequence ATGAGTAATACTCCCGTACAGCCAGAGTCTCTTCGCGAGTATCTGGCACATTTGCCAATGACCGACGAGCAGCGTGCCGAGTTGGCCGGCTGCACGTCTTTCAGCGACTTGCACCAACGCCTGTCGTCTTCGACCTTCGACGCACCCACCGAGGCGGCGCAAGCCTCGGTGGGCCGTCGCCTGACCCTGAACACCGCTGAGGAGCTTCAGGAAGCCGAGATGCTGGCGGTCGATGCCAGCGGTCGTGTGTGCCTGAAGGCGACACCGCCGATTCGTCGGACCAGGGTCGTGCCCGAGCCGTGGCGTACCAATATCCTGGTACGCGGCTGGCGGCGATTGACGGGACGCACCAACCCGCCGAAGCCTCCCAAGGATGAGCGTGTGCTGCCGCATGCGCGGTGGCGTACCGTGGGGTCGACCCGCCGCTACATCCTGCTGATATTGATGCTCGGCCAGACCATCGTCGCCGGTTGGTACATGAAAGGCATCATGCCGTACCAGGGCTGGTCGTTCGTGGACCTGGAAGAGGTCCTGCACCAACCGCTGCTGCAGACCGCTACGCAAGTGCTGCCGTATGCGCTGCAAACCAGCATCCTGATTCTGTTCGGGATCCTGTTCTGCTGGGTATCGGCGGGTTTCTGGACGGCGTTGATGGGCTTTCTTGAATTGCTCACCGGCCACGACAAATACCGGATCTCTGGTGCCAGTGCAGGCAACGAGCCGATCCCCAAGGACGCTCGTACCGCCCTGGTGATGCCGATTTGTAACGAAGACGTGCCGCGGGTGTTTGCCGGTTTGCGCGCGACTTTCGAGTCGGTGGCCGCCACCGGTGACCTGGATCGTTTCGACTTCTTCGTGCTCAGCGACAGTAACGAAACCGATATTTGCGTGGCCGAGCAGCAGGCCTGGCTGGATGTCTGCCGTGAAGCCGGGGGCTTCGGCAAGATCTTCTACCGCCGCCGGCGCCGTCGTGTGAAGCGCAAGAGCGGCAACCTCGACGACTTCTGCCGTCGTTGGGGCAGCGAATACAAGTACATGGTCGTGCTCGACGCCGACAGCGTGATGAGCGGTACGTGCCTGACCAGCCTGGTGCGCCTGATGGAGGCCACGCCGGACGCTGGCATCATCCAGACCGCACCGCGTGCTTCGGGCATGGACACGCTGTATGCACGCATGCAGCAGTTCGCCACCCGGGTGTACGGTCCGTTGTTCACCGCCGGCCTGCACTTCTGGCAGTTGGGGGAATCCCACTACTGGGGCCACAACGCGATCATCCGCATGAAGCCATTCATCGAGCACTGCGCCTTGGCGCCGTTGCCCGGTAAAGGCGCGTTCGCCGGGGCCATCCTGTCCCACGATTTCGTCGAAGCCGCGCTGATGCGTCGTGCCGGCTGGGGTGTGTGGATTGCCTATGACCTGCCGGGCAGCTATGAAGAACTGCCACCGAACCTGCTGGACGAACTCAAGCGTGACCGTCGCTGGTGCCACGGCAACCTGATGAACTTCCGGCTGTTCCTGGTCAAGGGCATGCACCCGGTGCACCGCGCGGTGTTCCTGACCGGCGTGATGTCCTACCTGTCGGCACCCCTGTGGTTCTTCTTCCTGGTGCTGTCCACTGCGCTGCTGGCGGTGAATACGCTGATGGAACCGCAGTACTTCCTCGAGCCGCGTCAGCTCTATCCGTTGTGGCCACAATGGCATCCGGAAAAAGCCATCGCCCTGTTCTCGACCACCATTGTGCTGCTGTTCCTGCCCAAGCTGTTGAGCATCGTGTTGATCTGGGCCAAGGGCGCGAAGGAGTTCGGCGGCAAGTTCAAGGTCACGCTGTCGATGCTGCTGGAGATGCTGTTCTCCATGCTGCTGGCGCCGGTGCGGATGATTTTCCACACCCGTTTCGTACTCGCCGCATTCCTGGGCTGGGCTGCGACCTGGAACTCCCCGAAGCGTGACGACGACTCCACACCTTGGAGCGAAGCGGTCAAGCGCCACGGACCGCAGACCTTGCTGGGCTTCTCCTGGGCCCTGCTGGTGATCTGGCTGAACCCAAGCTTCCTGTGGTGGCTGGTGCCGATCGTCGGCTCGTTGATGCTGTCGATCCCGGTGTCGGTGATTTCCAGCCGCGTGGGCCTGGGCTTGAAGTCCCGTGATGAAAGCCTGTTCCTGATCCCTGAGGAATACGCACCGCCACAGGAACTGGTGTCGACGGACCAGTACACCCATGAAAACCGTTGGCACGCGTTGAACGACGGCTTCATCCGGGCAGTGGTCGATCCACAACAGAACGCGTTGGCGTATGCCCTGGCCACCTCGCGTCACGGCCAGGCCGAGCCGATTGAATGGCTGCGGGTCGAGCGTGTTCGTCATGCGCTGAAGGTTGGTCCGGCCGGGTTGAACAACGGCGAGCGCCTGGCGCTGCTGAGCGACCCGGTGGCGCTGTCCCGCCTGCATGAGCAGGTCTGGAGCGAGGCTCATCCCGAGTGGTTGGCGGCGTGGCGCGAGTCGGTCAAGGCCGATCCTCATGCACCGCTGCTACCGCTTCAGCCGTTGAGCGCACAGCCTCAACTGGCCTGA
- a CDS encoding methyl-accepting chemotaxis protein → MFRWLDNVGVNRKLGFGFGLVLFLTLMIAFTGWTGLSNVIARGDTLGVIASLNDLTKDLRSARMDYDATRGEKGPGDINDLLGKLEPGLQTARQSIEQPADVAIIDKQLAAVAEYRVAVAELIRATASREDARSKLGANADNAVARVANVENAIRQSDNVAQFDSVVNLSKAIQQARYQVRGYTYSGKAEAEQPALDAIDNALKALGSLPAQLPDEHAADLQQANESFKSYRAAISQFHDAQTASAAAIKRMSDLGVVLREGSRNLTLSQTAVRDHDAVQADIFLISAAALALLFGVIAAMAITRQIVIPLEQTLKVAERVAAGDLTHNLSSERRDELGQLQRAMQSMTVGLRQLIGGIGEGVTQIASAAEQLSAVTEQTSAGVNSQKVETDQVATAMHEMTATVQEVARNAEEASEAAVAADQQAREGEKVVGEAIAQIERLSKEVSNSTEAMGHLKRESDKIGSVLDVIKSVAQQTNLLALNAAIEAARAGEAGRGFAVVADEVRSLAQRTQKSTEEIEQLILGLQSGTEQVATTLDNSRSLTDSSVELTRRAGGSLENITRTVSAIQSMNQQIAAAAEQQSAVAEEINRSVVNVRDVSEQTAASSEETAASSAELARLGVHLQTLVGRFKV, encoded by the coding sequence ATGTTCCGATGGCTAGATAACGTAGGCGTTAATCGCAAACTCGGCTTCGGCTTCGGTCTAGTGCTGTTCCTAACCTTGATGATCGCCTTCACCGGATGGACCGGCCTGAGCAATGTAATTGCACGCGGCGACACGCTGGGGGTCATCGCTAGCCTGAACGACCTGACCAAAGACCTGCGCTCGGCACGCATGGATTATGACGCGACCCGCGGCGAAAAAGGCCCAGGTGACATCAACGATCTCCTCGGCAAATTGGAGCCTGGGCTACAGACCGCCCGCCAATCGATCGAGCAACCGGCCGACGTGGCGATCATCGACAAGCAACTGGCGGCGGTCGCTGAGTACAGAGTTGCCGTCGCTGAATTGATCCGCGCCACCGCCAGTCGTGAGGATGCGCGCAGCAAATTGGGCGCCAACGCCGATAACGCCGTGGCCCGCGTCGCCAACGTTGAAAATGCGATTCGGCAAAGCGACAACGTTGCTCAGTTCGACAGTGTGGTAAACCTGAGTAAAGCAATCCAGCAAGCCCGCTATCAGGTTCGCGGCTATACCTACAGTGGCAAGGCCGAGGCCGAGCAACCAGCCCTGGATGCCATCGATAACGCGTTGAAAGCCCTCGGCAGCCTGCCGGCCCAACTGCCCGATGAGCACGCCGCCGACCTGCAACAGGCCAACGAATCGTTCAAGAGCTATCGTGCCGCGATCAGCCAGTTCCATGACGCCCAGACCGCCAGCGCTGCCGCCATCAAGCGCATGTCCGACCTGGGGGTTGTGCTACGCGAGGGCAGCAGAAACCTCACCCTGTCCCAAACGGCCGTGCGCGACCATGATGCAGTCCAAGCCGACATTTTCCTGATCTCGGCCGCCGCGCTGGCCCTGCTGTTCGGGGTCATTGCAGCCATGGCGATCACCCGACAGATCGTCATCCCGCTGGAGCAGACTCTCAAGGTCGCCGAACGCGTGGCAGCAGGCGACTTGACCCACAATCTCAGTTCCGAGCGCCGCGACGAACTGGGCCAACTGCAACGTGCCATGCAGAGCATGACCGTGGGCCTGCGCCAATTGATCGGCGGTATCGGCGAAGGCGTCACGCAAATCGCCAGCGCCGCCGAGCAGCTCTCGGCCGTTACCGAACAGACCAGTGCCGGGGTCAACAGCCAGAAAGTGGAAACCGATCAGGTTGCCACCGCCATGCACGAAATGACCGCCACGGTGCAGGAAGTAGCGCGTAACGCCGAGGAAGCCTCCGAAGCCGCGGTCGCCGCTGACCAGCAGGCTCGCGAAGGCGAAAAAGTGGTGGGCGAAGCCATCGCCCAGATCGAACGCCTGTCCAAGGAAGTGAGCAATTCCACCGAAGCGATGGGCCATCTCAAGCGCGAGAGCGACAAGATCGGCAGTGTGCTGGATGTGATCAAGTCCGTGGCCCAGCAAACCAACCTGCTGGCCCTTAACGCGGCCATCGAGGCGGCCCGGGCCGGTGAAGCAGGGCGTGGTTTTGCGGTGGTGGCCGACGAGGTCCGCAGCCTGGCCCAGCGCACCCAGAAATCCACTGAAGAGATCGAGCAACTGATCCTCGGCCTGCAATCGGGCACCGAACAGGTTGCGACCACCCTGGACAACAGCCGCAGTCTGACCGACAGCAGCGTCGAACTGACCCGCCGTGCCGGCGGCTCACTGGAAAACATCACCCGCACCGTCTCGGCAATCCAGTCGATGAACCAGCAGATCGCCGCTGCGGCCGAGCAGCAGAGCGCCGTGGCCGAAGAGATCAACCGCAGCGTCGTGAATGTTCGCGATGTGTCCGAACAAACCGCCGCTTCCAGCGAAGAAACCGCCGCCTCCAGCGCAGAGCTGGCGCGACTGGGGGTTCATTTGCAAACGCTGGTAGGTCGCTTCAAGGTCTAG
- a CDS encoding methyl-accepting chemotaxis protein produces the protein MFRWLGHVGVNRKLGFGFGLVLFLTLMIAFTGWSGLGNVISRGDKLGYISSLNELSKDLRLARLDYYNARGENGPQEVNDLLGKLEAGLTSARQMIEQPDDVALIDKQLAAVAEYKSAFAEMASATVSREDARSKLGASADNAVARVTEVEKAMLQSGDIAQFNNVVSLSKAIQQARYQVRGYTYSGKSEAQQPALDAITDVLKLLARLPAQLPEEHATPLQQASDSMNAYRAAVSQFRDSQLDTAAALKRMTEQGEVLLESSKSLTVSQTAVRDHDAAQAKTILVSAAVLAMLFGVIAALVITRQIVGPLDQTLKVAERIAAGDLTHNLTSERRDELGQLQRSMQSMTVGLRQLIGGISEGVTQIASAAEQLSAVTEQTSAGVNSQKVETDQVATAMHEMTATVQEVARNAEEASEAAVAADQQAREGEKVVGEAIAQIERLALEVGNSTAAMGDLKRESDKIGSVLDVIKSVAQQTNLLALNAAIEAARAGEAGRGFAVVADEVRSLAQRTQKSTEEIEQLIVGLQSGTEQVATIMDNSRSLTDNSVELTRRAGGSLENITRTVSAIQSMNQQIAAAAEQQSAVAEEINRSVLNVRDVSEQTASSSEETAASSAELARLGVHLQTLVGRFRV, from the coding sequence ATGTTCCGATGGCTAGGTCACGTAGGCGTCAATCGCAAGCTTGGTTTCGGCTTCGGTCTGGTGCTGTTTCTAACCCTGATGATCGCTTTCACCGGCTGGAGCGGCCTGGGCAATGTGATCAGCCGCGGCGACAAGCTGGGCTACATTTCCAGCCTGAACGAATTGAGTAAGGACCTGCGTCTGGCGCGTTTGGACTACTACAACGCCCGAGGCGAGAACGGTCCACAGGAAGTCAACGATCTGCTTGGCAAGCTCGAGGCCGGACTGACGAGCGCCCGCCAGATGATCGAGCAGCCGGACGATGTGGCCCTGATCGACAAACAGCTGGCCGCAGTGGCCGAATACAAAAGCGCCTTCGCCGAGATGGCCAGCGCCACCGTCAGCCGCGAAGATGCCCGCAGCAAACTCGGCGCCAGTGCCGACAACGCCGTGGCCCGTGTCACTGAAGTTGAAAAGGCGATGCTGCAAAGTGGAGACATCGCCCAATTCAACAACGTGGTGTCCCTGAGCAAAGCGATCCAGCAAGCCCGTTACCAAGTTCGCGGCTACACCTACAGCGGCAAGAGCGAAGCCCAGCAACCGGCCCTTGACGCCATCACCGACGTCCTCAAACTCCTCGCACGCCTGCCGGCACAGTTGCCTGAGGAGCATGCCACCCCCCTGCAGCAGGCCAGCGACTCGATGAACGCCTACCGTGCAGCGGTCAGCCAGTTCCGAGACTCCCAGCTTGATACTGCCGCTGCGCTCAAGCGCATGACAGAGCAAGGCGAGGTGCTGCTTGAGTCCAGCAAAAGCCTGACCGTGTCCCAGACGGCCGTGCGCGACCATGACGCCGCCCAGGCCAAAACTATTCTGGTGTCCGCCGCCGTGCTGGCCATGTTGTTCGGCGTGATCGCAGCGCTGGTCATCACCCGTCAGATCGTCGGCCCGCTGGATCAGACCCTCAAAGTCGCCGAGCGGATTGCCGCAGGCGACCTGACCCACAACCTCACCTCCGAGCGACGTGACGAACTGGGCCAGCTGCAGCGCTCCATGCAGAGCATGACCGTGGGTCTGCGGCAATTGATTGGCGGCATCAGCGAAGGCGTCACACAAATCGCCAGCGCCGCCGAACAGCTCTCGGCCGTCACCGAGCAGACCAGCGCCGGGGTCAACAGCCAGAAAGTGGAGACCGACCAGGTCGCCACCGCCATGCACGAAATGACCGCCACGGTGCAAGAAGTGGCGCGCAATGCCGAGGAAGCTTCCGAAGCGGCCGTCGCGGCTGACCAGCAGGCTCGCGAAGGCGAAAAAGTGGTCGGCGAAGCCATCGCCCAAATCGAACGCCTGGCCCTGGAGGTGGGTAACTCCACCGCAGCGATGGGCGACCTGAAGCGCGAAAGCGACAAGATTGGCAGCGTGCTGGACGTGATCAAGTCCGTGGCCCAGCAAACCAACCTGCTGGCCCTTAACGCGGCCATCGAGGCGGCCCGTGCGGGCGAAGCCGGACGTGGTTTCGCGGTGGTGGCCGACGAGGTCCGCAGCCTGGCCCAGCGCACCCAGAAGTCTACCGAAGAAATCGAGCAACTGATTGTCGGCCTGCAGTCGGGCACCGAGCAGGTGGCGACCATTATGGATAACAGCCGCAGCCTGACTGACAACAGTGTCGAACTGACCCGCCGCGCGGGTGGTTCACTGGAAAACATCACTCGCACGGTTTCGGCCATTCAGTCGATGAACCAGCAGATCGCCGCAGCGGCCGAGCAGCAGAGTGCTGTGGCTGAGGAGATCAATCGTAGCGTGCTGAATGTGCGTGATGTGTCGGAGCAGACGGCGTCGTCCAGTGAGGAAACTGCTGCGTCCAGTGCTGAGCTGGCGCGGTTGGGGGTTCATTTGCAGACGTTGGTGGGGCGGTTTAGGGTTTGA
- a CDS encoding DUF6124 family protein has product MYKVTPNPPEPETDPKKLQEATDRALDLYLKPKQTKPEDERPGQLFTVVDGIDTESLLANLSETLASADAMVNDLAFDLEGSRRHVALGIQQLIELGGLLANRALDKVTTQP; this is encoded by the coding sequence ATGTACAAGGTCACACCCAACCCACCAGAACCCGAAACCGACCCCAAGAAACTCCAAGAAGCCACCGACCGCGCACTCGACCTCTACCTGAAACCCAAACAGACCAAACCCGAAGACGAACGGCCGGGCCAACTCTTCACCGTCGTCGACGGCATCGACACCGAAAGCCTGCTGGCCAACCTCAGCGAAACCCTGGCCTCAGCCGATGCCATGGTCAACGACCTGGCATTCGACCTGGAAGGCTCACGACGCCATGTAGCCCTTGGCATCCAGCAACTGATCGAGCTGGGTGGATTGCTGGCAAATCGCGCACTGGACAAAGTCACCACACAACCCTGA